In the Oreochromis aureus strain Israel breed Guangdong linkage group 14, ZZ_aureus, whole genome shotgun sequence genome, one interval contains:
- the cep295 gene encoding centrosomal protein of 295 kDa isoform X2: MKRKVSRLRPSPNEEARIIREEQERRRKLRIQQVREQHRYIAQQIRQDVQQRRQYELEQLERELRKEWEQQQREKLQKLQRLYQESLQLLGQGHRSAKENEPDLAAIAQREEENHVKAEERYREALKELKSQRLKDHERQNQVVNARKKALLAEKERSAKVASLPLPPNPVQNISPKKPRFVRRSDVSAFATTRYHMAKSTVDREVDINQPNAHEEAELHAKRKQDWETEEMRRREEQLEKAHLRGRQALRKEQLMQDRERLLVELEHMQQTDLLRRRQQVSQMPPQIFQPLYKRQEMREDFQREMEFAFEDMYTGERRVKGDLVVQLAPEPLPAHSTTSQDQELDVTVDEITTPETEKAQHDTEQEPGSTEQETSAAVVSQKPAPRRALKRLLDRIRSQRNQWIDHSSRSSAADSPTVIRDQIPERDMTIETGSLISGGKDEWTSTEPQEANGSPPASEKTPLSTSASDTQFPAALANRIQEFEQERKKREEELEREKQQQMFLLQELEEQKAKLEQMLLEAQQEKERLKAAVTQEESIKQPEVPVHDHDVISITPNLANEVVPPADEDDHSKRIREYQQRLLEQNRIHQRVKVARQRLEEYQRALQIRYNMTATSLLPPVVPPGLAHPPPNSTRCVRQPGHLQAVPAPLHAPLHAPWAPLQAPLHPPLQTSHAPLVAPLQAHAVPVYNHELPRTSEDVSTEESDTLTSPPSLSGFSLASKPLPDDVESDSDSLRYQRLNDTSWLTDSIMEKVTEHLPERMRPLSVTKEKLPYKRFTEHHSRSIPVQPSPEPIKGMRSTIAEVTAPLPGYALAEARASQSTGSLSVGEDNTERQRQELQEAQRRVLEQKEALMLQQRQREEERRRQDLEMVQMRRQKETLQALINTDAQPVPQPDGETMVSENINQNRLQLLASLLKAIEESNGGTLSHLEEPQGRDSSSEQHPSNSSQTVQSDAAAGPGPASVLHSGHLHPPRAAKPPVTRVRLGFLEMMTEQHELSAIQEVETPVDASQLTGPDNGVTVPSHIARWDQQAESDSSMASDRTLQTPSEFSSGQKISERLTSSGTSSGRSSLWRERLLLTEAGASPESSTSDSVPRKKSPLSSDSGRGADSSGPAVMSYRSPTESPNRPPGSDSFSSTTISTGSYMTTDLEQNVNTGEEQPDKSLLHKCTDQQEGGADLQHISSLSGESFCFKENSATGPPGLSVDSMFSDSSIQQIIDKYTRELDLSLSSAGKTDSEGSHMEEHSASVSQQSLFRVLERRGEDESSARRQSLLSDATGTETRGLEVHNQVDPKVGEFSGGVSLLVDDHEQDSFRPLIGQLADRSSCLVTEQRDSALEQLVGHPSAHSSMLGHSLGQLFSPSVGQDGWDATLSRMIGRLSHQSSSHWLSGGRDFYAGHMMGRMETQQSTSWLDEAPDESQMRPLVGELDESAEQHSGSSGKRNRVTLGVSADIRVPPYPALPPEASSHSASVPAMSPHPQDQTQQNQTSSTDMDSGRAEEFAGSDSFHPLLAEVTQNETADLSITFHQPEHSVHNFPDGHPASREHSVTTPVEVNSHSDLSSVESEPSPERLRTEEPNRCPTASSTLHESFSQLITTQCHPQESVLIVSPTVRADVEQTAEILSNLSMCDDTPALGVSRAEERLGGADSISAEEIKSGHGPNLRNASPVSDKILEAAKQKGILEQSEITLVSLRDSILQDQESTSSEEEGAWVIENPDGRGEEGQKGQVMEGAESTLIPEETPEYDSQTHPGKASGIYLPEI, from the exons ATGAAGAGAAAGGTGTCCAGATTAAGACCGAGTCCCAACGAAGAGGCTCGGATAATACGAGAGGAGCAGGAAAGGAGGAGAAAGCTGCGGATACAGCAG GTGCGGGAGCAGCACCGGTACATTGCACAGCAGATCCGCCAAGATGTTCAGCAGAGGCGACAGTATGAGCTGGAACAACTTGAACGGGAGCTGAGGAAGGAGTGGGAGCAACAGCAGAGGGAGAAGCTCCAGAAGCTGCAGAGGTTATACCAGGAGAGTCTCCAGCTGCTCGGCCAGGGACACAGAAGTGCAAAAGAAAAC GAACCCGACTTGGCAGCCATAGctcagagggaggaggagaatCACGTCAAAGCAGAGGAGCGTTATCGAGAAGCGCTGAAGGAGCTCAAATCACAGAGGCTTAAAGACCACGAGAGGCAAAACCA AGTTGTGAATGCCAGGAAGAAGGCATTACTGGCAGAAAAGGAAAGATCAGCAAAGGTGGCTAGCCTCCCACTGCCTCCAAACCCTGTTCAG AACATCAGCCCCAAAAAGCCACGTTTCGTAAGGAGATCGGATGTGAGTGCCTTCGCTACCACACGTTACCACATGGCCAAGAGTACAGTGGACAGAGAGGTGGACATAAACCAG CCAAATGCCCACGAGGAAGCTGAGCTACATGCGAAAAGAAAGCAGGACTGGGAGACAGAGGAAATGAGGAGGAGAGAAGAGCAGCTGGAGAAGGCTCATCTCAGAGGGAGGCAGGCTCTGAGGAAGGAACAGCTCATGCAG GATCGTGAGCGTTTGTTGGTTGAACTGGAACACATGCAGCAGACAGATCTGCTGAGGAGGAGGCAGCAGGTGTCACAGATGCCTCCCCAGATCTTCCAGCCTCTCTATAAGAGACAGGAAATGAGGGAAGACTTCCAGAGGGAGATGGAGTTTGCCTTTGAGGACATGTACACTGGAGAGAGGA GGGTTAAAGGTGACCTGGTGGTCCAGCTGGCACCCGAGCCTCTTCCAGCCCACTCCACAACCAGCCAAGATCAAGAGCTGGATGTCACAGTGGATGAAATCACAACACCTGAAAcagaaaaagcacaacatgacaCAGAGCAGGAACCTGGAAGCACTGAGCAGGAAACATCAGCTGCAG tGGTTTCCCAGAAACCTGCTCCTCGACGGGCATTGAAGAGGCTCCTGGATCGTATCAGGAGCCAAAGGAACCAGTGGATTGACCACAGCAGTCGCAGCTCTGCTGCTGATTCCCCAACCGTCATCCGAGATCAGATCCCAGAGCGCGACATGACGATCGAAACAGGCTCTCTGATCAGTGGAGGAAAAGACGAATGGACTTCCACCGAGCCCCAGGAGGCTAATGGCTCTCCACCAG CATCGGAGAAAACGCCGCTGTCAACCTCAGCTTCAGATACTCAGTTTCCTGCTGCTCTGGCCAATAGAATCCAAGAGTTTGAACAAGAGCGAAAAAAACGG GAAGAGGAACTTGAAAGGGAGAAGCAACAGcagatgtttttgctgcagGAGCTGGAAGAGCAGAAGGCCAAGTTGGAGCAGATGCTGCTTGAAGCTCAGCAGGAGAAAGAACGACTGAAGGCTGCTGTGACCCAGGAAGAAAGCATTAAGCAACCAGAAGTGCCAGTCCATGACCACGATGTCATTTCTATCACCCCTAATTTAGCCAATGAG GTAGTTCCTCCTGCAGATGAGGACGACCATAGCAAAAGGATCAGAGAATACCAGCAGCGGTTGTTAGAACAAAACAG aatcCACCAAAGAGTGAAAGTGGCTCGCCAGCGCCTGGAGGAATACCAGCGAGCTCTACAGATTCGTTACAACATGACTGCTACTTCATTACTACCTCCTGTTGTGCCTCCAGGACTTGCTCACCCACCTCCAAACAGTACACGGTGTGTACGTCAACCAGGTCATCTGCAAGCTGTGCCGGCTCCTCTCCACGCTCCTCTCCACGCTCCCTGGGCCCCTTTGCAGGCTCCTCTCCATCCCCCTCTGCAGACTTCCCATGCTCCTCTTGTGGCTCCTCTCCAGGCTCATGCAGTTCCTGTGTATAATCATGAATTGCCACGAACCTCTGAGGATGTTTCCACAGAAGAATCTGACACATTAACGTCACCTCCCAGCCTATCTGGTTTTAGTCTGGCTTCCAAACCGCTGCCAGATGATGTTGAATCCGACTCAGACAGTCTGAGATACCAGAGACTAAATGACACATCTTGGCTGACTGACAGCATAATGGAGAAAGTAACAGAGCACCTTCCAGAGAGAATGAGACCCCTGTCAGTCACCAAAGAGAAGCTGCCTTATAAACGATTCACAGAACATCACTCTAGAAGCATCCCAGTGCAGCCATCCCCTGAACCCATCAAAGGCATGAGATCGACCATCGCAGAGGTTACAGCTCCACTTCCAGGTTATGCTCTGGCTGAGGCACGGGCCTCTCAGAGCACTGGATCCCTGAGTGTTGGAGAGGACAACACGGAGAGGCAAAGACAAGAGTTGCAGGAGGCCCAGAGGCGAGTACTAGAGCAGAAAGAGGCACTGATGTTGCAGCAAAGGCAACGAGAAGAGGAGAGGCGGAGACAGGACTTGGAGATGGTGCAGATGAGGAGACAAAAGGAGACATTGCAGGCTCTGATTAATACCGATGCACAA CCAGTTCCTCAGCCTGATGGTGAAACGATGGTTTCAGAGAACATTAATCAGAACCGCCTCCAGTTACTTGCATCCCTGCTCAAGGCCATAGAGGAGTCTAATGGAGGAACTTTATCACACCTAGAGGAGCCTCAGGGTCGCGACAGCTCCTCTGAACAACATCCATCCAACAGCAGTCAAACAG TTCAGAGTGATGCTGCTGCCGGACCTGGCCCGGCATCAGTCCTCCACTCAGGACACCTCCATCCTCCACGAGCAGCAAAGCCCCCTGTGACACGCGTCAGGCTGGGCTTCTTGGAGATGATGACTGAACAGCACGAGCTCAGTGCTATTCAAGAGGTGGAGACTCCAGTCGATGCCAGCCAACTCACAG GCCCAGACAATGGTGTGACAGTTCCTTCACACATTGCACGCTGGGATCAGCAGGCGGAGTCAGACTCATCTATGGCTTCTGACAGGACTCTGCAGACACCCTCAGAGTTCAGCAGTGGACAGAAGATCTCTGAAAGATTAACCAGCTCAGGGACAAGTTCAGGGAGATCCAGCCTCTGGAGAGAGAGACTGCTACTGACAGAGGCAGGAGCATCTCCAGAATCCTCCACATCTG ATTCAGTCCCAAGAAAAAAGTCCCCTCTTTCCTCAGACTCTGGGAGAGGAGCAGATTCCTCTGGTCCTGCAGTGATGAGCTACAGATCCCCCACAGAG tCTCCAAACAGGCCTCCTGGGTCTGACAGCTTCTCTTCTACTACCATCTCCACCGGAAGCTACATGACTACTGACCTAGAGCAGAATGTAAACACCGGTGAGGAACAGCCAG ATAAATCTCTCCTCCATAAATGCACTGATCAACAAGAAGGTGGAGCAGATTTACAACACATCTCCTCTCTGTCTGGTGAGAGCTTCTGTTTTAAGGAAAACTCAGCgactggccctcctggtctgtCTGTGGACTCGATGTTCAGTGACAGCAGTATCCAACAAATTATAGACAAATATACACGAGAACTTGACCTCTCCCTCAGCTCTGCTGGGAAAACAG ACAGTGAAGGCTCACATATGGAAGAACACAGTGCTTCGGTCTCTCAGCAGTCTTTGTTTCGAGTCTTGGAGAGAAGAGGGGAGGATGAAAGCTCTGCACGACGTCAGTCTCTTCTCTCAGACGCAACAGGAACGGAGACGAGAGGCCTG GAAGTGCACAATCAAGTCGATCCCAAAGTGGGCGAGTTCTCTGGTGGGGTCTCATTACTGGTTGACGACCACGAGCAGGATTCTTTCCGGCCTCTGATTGGTCAGCTGGCAGACCGGTCATCCTGCCTCGTTACCGAGCAGAGGGATTCAGCCCTGGAGCAGCTGGTTGGTCATCCGTCGGCTCACTCATCAATGCTTGGTCACTCTCTGGGCCAGCTGTTCTCCCCAAGTGTGGGTCAAGATGGATGGGATGCCACACTGAGTCGGATGATTGGTCGGCTCTCCCATCAGTCCAGCTCTCACTGGTTGAGCGGCGGGCGAGACTTTTATGCAGGTCATATGATGGGTCGGATGGAGACGCAGCAGTCGACCTCGTGGTTAGATGAAGCTCCCGATGAGAGCCAGATGAGACCCCTGGTAGGAGAGCTGGACGAGTCTGCAGAACAGCACAGTGGAAGTTCAG GTAAAAGAAATCGTGTGACTCTTGGTGTCTCAGCTGACATCCGGGTCCCACCATATCCAGCGCTGCCTCCTGAGGCCTCATCACACAGTGCCTCTGTCCCAGCTATGAGCCCACATCCACAGGATCAGACACAGCAGAATCAAACCAGTTCAACAGACATGGATTCGGGCAGAGCTGAAG AGTTTGCAGGTTCAGATTCATTCCACCCCCTTTTGGCAGAGGTCACCCAAAACGAAACAGCAGACCTCTCCATCACCTTTCACCAGCCTGAGCACAGCGTGCACAATTTTCCTGACGGGCATCCAGCCAGCAGGGAACATAGTGTTACTACACCTGTAGAGGTCAATTCGCACTCTGATCTTTCTTCTGTGGAGTCCGAGCCATCACCAGAGCGCCTTCGAACGGAGGAGCCAAACCGCTGCCCCACAGCTTCCTCCACCTTACATGAATCCTTCTCCCAGCTCATTACCACCCAGTGCCATCCCCAGGAGTCTGTTCTGATAGTATCTCCCACCGTGAGGGCAGATGTTGAGCAAACAGCTGAGATTCTGTCAAATTTATCCATGTGTGATGATACACCTGCTTTGGGTGTGTCACGGGCAGAGGAAAGGCTTGGAGGCGCGGATTCAATCAGTGCTGAAGAGATCAAGTCTGGTCACGGTCCAAACCTGAGGAATGCTTCTCCTGTCTCTGATAAGATACTG GAAGCAGCCAAACAGAAGGGGATCCTGGAGCAGTCTGAGATCACACTGGTGAGCCTGAGGGACTCTATACTGCAGGACCAGGAGTCCACcagctcagaggaagagggagcATGGGTAATCGAGAATCCAGATGGAAGGGGTGAGGAAGGGCAGAAAGGCCAAGTGATGGAG GGTGCAGAATCTACGTTGATACCTG